In the genome of Azospirillum thermophilum, one region contains:
- a CDS encoding HlyD family type I secretion periplasmic adaptor subunit, whose amino-acid sequence MTALLLRRQQTPDRLAEQAIIDFQGETAEITGRPEPFGARAVLWALAVMVATLILLASVLKLDRVVTSQGRIVSQSPTIVVQPLEISIIRSLNARAGQVVKRGDVLATLDPTFSSADVAQLERQSQKLTAEIARLAAEAKGATFAPPGEAGPDMALQASIWRYRQAEYAAKLANFDQRMATLQATIKRSREDADYYRSRLKILGEIERMRQTLEKNQTGSRINSLVASDTRVEAERNLNLSDGTIRTSSHDLEALRAEREVYTQQWRSTVLSDLATRQVELERAREELSKAQKRRDLVELRAIDDAVVLEVGRYSVGSVVEPAQPIYTLVPVNAKLEVEADIAGIDQGFVKPGDQVQIKFDAYRYVEHGMAKGVVRTISEDSFNRRNDQPTTQPFFRARIELTDVTLRNVPEDFRLVPGMPLVADIVVGERTIMSYLVEGALRNGSEGMREP is encoded by the coding sequence ATGACCGCGCTTCTCTTACGCCGGCAGCAAACACCTGACCGGCTCGCCGAGCAGGCGATCATCGATTTCCAGGGCGAGACCGCGGAGATCACCGGCCGGCCGGAGCCTTTCGGTGCCCGCGCCGTACTCTGGGCGCTTGCCGTCATGGTGGCCACGCTCATCCTGCTGGCTTCGGTCCTGAAGCTCGACCGGGTGGTGACGTCGCAGGGACGGATCGTCTCGCAGTCGCCGACCATCGTGGTCCAGCCGCTGGAGATCTCCATCATCCGCAGCCTGAATGCGCGCGCCGGCCAAGTCGTGAAGCGCGGTGACGTGCTCGCCACGCTTGATCCGACCTTTTCGTCGGCCGACGTGGCGCAGTTGGAGCGGCAGAGCCAGAAGCTGACCGCCGAGATCGCCCGCCTTGCGGCGGAGGCGAAGGGGGCTACCTTCGCTCCGCCGGGCGAGGCCGGCCCCGATATGGCCCTGCAGGCTTCGATCTGGCGCTACCGTCAGGCGGAATACGCGGCCAAGCTCGCCAACTTCGATCAGCGCATGGCCACCTTGCAGGCGACGATCAAGCGCAGCCGGGAGGATGCCGACTATTACCGGTCCCGTCTGAAGATCCTGGGCGAGATCGAGCGCATGCGCCAGACGCTGGAGAAGAATCAGACCGGCAGCCGCATCAACTCGCTGGTCGCCAGCGATACCCGTGTGGAGGCGGAGCGGAACCTGAACCTCAGCGACGGCACGATCCGGACCTCCTCCCACGATCTGGAGGCCCTGCGGGCGGAGCGTGAGGTCTATACGCAGCAGTGGCGCAGCACCGTGCTCAGCGATCTGGCCACGCGCCAGGTCGAGCTGGAGCGTGCCCGTGAAGAGCTGTCGAAGGCGCAGAAGCGGCGTGATCTGGTCGAACTGCGGGCCATCGACGATGCCGTGGTGCTGGAGGTCGGAAGATACTCCGTCGGTTCCGTGGTGGAACCCGCCCAGCCGATCTATACCCTGGTACCGGTCAACGCCAAGCTGGAGGTCGAAGCGGACATCGCCGGCATCGACCAGGGATTCGTCAAGCCGGGTGACCAGGTGCAGATCAAGTTCGATGCCTACCGCTACGTCGAACATGGGATGGCAAAGGGCGTCGTCCGGACGATCAGCGAGGATTCCTTCAATCGCCGCAACGACCAGCCGACCACCCAGCCCTTCTTCCGCGCCCGGATCGAATTGACCGATGTAACCTTGCGCAACGTTCCGGAGGATTTCCGGCTCGTTCCCGGCATGCCGCTTGTTGCCGACATTGTGGTCGGCGAGCGCACCATCATGTCCTATCTTGTGGAAGGTGCGCTGAGGAACGGTTCGGAAGGCATGCGTGAGCCGTGA
- a CDS encoding glycosyltransferase family 2 protein: MKVSVITVCRNAQAVIGRTLDSVALQTYGNIEHIVIDGASTDGTLDLLESHRPRLAALVSEPDTGIYDAMNKGLARATGDLVHFLNADDWFYDPGAVEAAVRFVERHPEGDLFYGDIEVRMPDGQTIIHVPQDPDKAAETMVCGCLPHQGTFARRSVFDRTGPFDTRWRVHADYDWFLKAIADDAVTLLHMPVTVASFGLGGTSSNLAKGQPEVYAIQNSLPLYQSEAWLRRRIELYQESFLAVRMENAELKRRLTAAEGGGQTPRNALRDLARYGRDRLHRTLRRARRILSPG; encoded by the coding sequence ATGAAGGTTTCGGTCATCACCGTCTGCCGTAACGCGCAGGCGGTCATTGGTCGCACGCTGGATAGCGTCGCGCTCCAGACCTACGGAAACATCGAGCACATTGTAATCGACGGTGCCTCGACCGACGGAACACTGGACCTGCTGGAAAGCCACCGCCCCCGGCTCGCGGCGCTGGTATCGGAGCCGGACACCGGCATCTACGACGCGATGAACAAGGGGCTGGCGCGGGCGACGGGCGACCTCGTCCATTTCCTCAACGCCGACGATTGGTTCTACGATCCCGGCGCGGTGGAGGCGGCGGTGCGCTTCGTCGAACGCCACCCGGAGGGCGACCTCTTCTACGGCGACATCGAGGTCAGGATGCCGGACGGGCAGACGATCATCCATGTTCCGCAGGACCCGGACAAGGCGGCGGAGACGATGGTCTGCGGCTGTCTGCCCCACCAGGGAACCTTCGCGCGGCGCAGCGTCTTCGACCGCACGGGTCCCTTCGACACCCGGTGGCGGGTTCATGCCGATTACGACTGGTTCCTGAAGGCAATCGCCGACGATGCGGTCACGCTTCTGCACATGCCGGTCACGGTGGCGTCCTTCGGGCTCGGCGGCACCTCCAGCAACCTCGCCAAGGGCCAGCCGGAGGTCTACGCCATTCAGAACAGCCTGCCGCTCTATCAATCGGAGGCATGGCTGCGCCGGCGGATCGAGCTGTATCAGGAAAGCTTCCTGGCCGTCCGGATGGAGAATGCGGAGTTGAAGCGGCGTCTGACGGCCGCGGAAGGAGGAGGCCAGACGCCACGGAATGCATTGCGCGATCTGGCGCGTTATGGCCGGGACCGGCTGCACCGGACGCTGCGCCGGGCCCGCCGGATCCTGTCGCCCGGCTGA
- a CDS encoding GDP-L-fucose synthase family protein, with protein MTTSIPFSLEGKRVWVAGHRGMAGSAIVRRLEQERCEILTVGRESVDLCRQAEVEDWMAEARPDVVFLAAAVVGGIHANNSRPAEFIYSNLAIETNVIHTAWRVGVRKLVFLGSSCIYPRMAEQPIREESLLTGPLEPTNEWYAVAKIAGIRACQAYRRQYGCDFISAMPTNLYGYGDNFDIEQGHVAAALMVKIHRAKAEGRDSVVLWGDGSPLREFLFVDDLADGLVFLAKTYSGEPHVNLGSGQEISIRGLAELLAGVIGYHGTFRFDTTKPNGTPRKIMDSSRLAAMGWQAPTSLREGFEHTYRWYLENLGTGRLRGLSAGR; from the coding sequence ATGACGACGTCTATCCCCTTTTCCCTGGAAGGCAAGCGCGTCTGGGTCGCGGGCCATCGCGGCATGGCCGGGTCGGCCATTGTCCGCCGCCTTGAGCAGGAGCGGTGCGAGATCCTGACCGTGGGGCGCGAGAGTGTGGACCTGTGCCGCCAGGCCGAAGTGGAGGACTGGATGGCGGAGGCCCGTCCGGATGTCGTCTTCCTCGCCGCCGCCGTTGTCGGGGGCATCCACGCCAACAACAGCCGCCCCGCCGAGTTCATCTACAGCAACCTGGCGATCGAGACGAACGTCATCCATACCGCCTGGAGGGTGGGGGTCCGGAAGCTGGTCTTCCTGGGGTCCTCCTGCATCTATCCGCGGATGGCGGAACAGCCGATTCGCGAGGAATCGCTGCTGACTGGTCCGCTGGAGCCGACCAACGAGTGGTACGCGGTGGCGAAGATCGCCGGCATCCGCGCCTGTCAGGCCTATCGCCGGCAGTATGGCTGCGACTTCATCTCGGCGATGCCGACCAACCTCTACGGCTACGGCGACAACTTCGACATCGAGCAGGGGCACGTTGCGGCCGCCCTGATGGTGAAGATCCACCGGGCCAAGGCCGAGGGCCGCGACAGCGTGGTCCTGTGGGGCGACGGAAGCCCGTTGCGGGAGTTCCTGTTCGTCGACGATCTGGCCGACGGGCTGGTGTTCCTGGCGAAGACCTATTCGGGCGAGCCGCACGTCAACCTGGGCTCCGGCCAGGAAATCTCGATCCGCGGACTGGCCGAACTGCTGGCCGGGGTGATCGGCTATCACGGGACTTTCCGCTTCGACACCACCAAGCCGAACGGAACCCCCCGCAAGATCATGGATTCCAGCCGGCTCGCCGCCATGGGCTGGCAGGCGCCGACCTCGCTGCGCGAGGGGTTCGAGCATACATACCGCTGGTATCTCGAGAACCTGGGCACCGGGCGGCTGCGCGGCCTGTCCGCCGGCCGATAG
- a CDS encoding ABC transporter ATP-binding protein — MASIHLNDVSVDFVLYQGSARSLKKTLLRSSTSGTLKHDAHHRITVKALSGISLKLEHGDRVGLIGGNGAGKTTLLRVLAGVYEPTGGRIRVDGRITPLFDLGLGLDVDASGYDNIRMRAAYFGIDSDEIERKMEDIAAFTELGDYLDLPVRTYSAGMTLRLAFAAATAVDPEILLMDEWIAVSDMQFLEKAQRRAESFVQRSSIMVVASHVEDVLKRLCNKALWLDHGTVMRFGAVDDVLAEYHSQQAGGLTPW; from the coding sequence ATGGCTTCCATCCACCTGAACGACGTCTCGGTCGACTTCGTCCTCTATCAGGGAAGCGCGCGCTCCCTGAAGAAGACACTGCTGCGATCGTCCACCAGCGGAACGCTCAAGCACGATGCGCACCACCGGATCACGGTGAAGGCGCTGAGCGGCATCTCGCTCAAGCTGGAGCATGGCGACCGGGTCGGGCTGATCGGCGGCAACGGCGCCGGCAAGACGACGCTGCTGCGCGTCCTGGCCGGGGTGTACGAGCCGACCGGCGGACGGATCCGCGTCGATGGGCGGATTACCCCCCTGTTCGACCTCGGCCTCGGCCTCGATGTCGACGCCTCCGGCTATGACAATATCCGGATGCGGGCGGCCTATTTCGGGATCGACAGCGACGAGATCGAGCGGAAGATGGAGGACATCGCCGCCTTCACCGAACTCGGCGACTATCTCGACCTGCCGGTGCGCACCTATTCGGCCGGGATGACGTTGCGGCTGGCCTTCGCCGCGGCCACCGCGGTCGATCCGGAAATCCTGCTGATGGACGAATGGATCGCTGTCAGCGACATGCAGTTCCTGGAAAAGGCACAGCGCCGGGCCGAGAGCTTCGTTCAGCGATCAAGCATCATGGTGGTCGCCTCGCATGTCGAGGACGTCCTGAAGAGGCTTTGCAACAAGGCCCTCTGGTTGGATCACGGCACGGTCATGCGCTTCGGAGCGGTTGACGACGTGCTGGCGGAGTACCATAGCCAGCAGGCGGGCGGATTAACCCCATGGTAA
- a CDS encoding mannose-1-phosphate guanylyltransferase/mannose-6-phosphate isomerase, translating to MTNASQNARIHPVVLSGGAGVRLWPMSREKYPKQFLSLCSERSMLQDTVGRVANPALFATPMVVCNQEHRFVIAEQMRQIGLAATRIVLEPVGRNTAAATAVAALIVAEQDPDGLMLILPADHAIQDQDAFLQAIATAAAAAGTGQLTTFGIVPTAPETGYGYIRRGDALPGQDGAYRVAAFVEKPAREMAERYIAEKNFFWNSGMFLLPVRRYLAELERWEPAVLEAARAALAKGRSDLDFFRLDEEAFAAAPSTSIDYAVMERTDSAAVVPCSIGWTDVGAWSALWDIGDKDEGGNVCQGDAVAWDSTGCYIRSEDGALIALLGMTDTVVVGTEDAILVAAKDRAQDIKPLVEHLKKQGRSEPLLHRRVHRPWGFYQSLHSGDRFQVKRLTVAPGARLSLQKHYHRAEHWVVVNGTALVTRGDEQILLQENESVYIPLGTAHRLENPGKVPLNLIEVQSGSYLGEDDIVRLEDHYGRS from the coding sequence ATGACGAATGCTTCGCAAAACGCTCGCATCCACCCCGTAGTCCTGTCCGGTGGCGCCGGAGTTCGCCTCTGGCCGATGTCGCGGGAGAAGTATCCCAAGCAGTTCCTGTCGCTGTGCTCGGAGCGCTCGATGCTGCAGGACACGGTGGGACGGGTCGCCAATCCGGCACTGTTCGCCACGCCGATGGTGGTCTGCAACCAGGAGCATCGCTTCGTCATCGCGGAGCAGATGCGTCAGATCGGGCTCGCCGCCACCCGCATCGTCCTGGAACCGGTCGGCCGCAATACCGCTGCGGCGACGGCGGTCGCTGCGCTGATCGTCGCCGAACAGGATCCGGACGGGCTCATGCTGATCCTGCCGGCCGACCATGCCATCCAGGACCAGGACGCCTTCCTGCAGGCGATCGCGACCGCCGCCGCCGCCGCCGGGACCGGGCAGCTCACCACCTTCGGCATCGTCCCCACTGCGCCTGAGACGGGCTACGGCTACATCCGGCGCGGCGACGCGCTTCCCGGGCAGGATGGCGCCTATCGCGTCGCCGCCTTCGTGGAGAAGCCGGCGCGCGAAATGGCCGAGCGCTACATCGCAGAGAAGAATTTCTTCTGGAACAGCGGCATGTTCCTGCTGCCGGTGCGCCGTTACCTGGCGGAACTGGAGCGCTGGGAGCCGGCTGTTCTGGAGGCCGCCCGCGCCGCCCTGGCCAAGGGCCGCTCGGATCTCGATTTCTTCCGCCTGGACGAGGAGGCCTTCGCCGCCGCCCCCTCCACCTCCATCGACTATGCGGTGATGGAGCGGACCGATTCGGCCGCGGTGGTGCCCTGCAGCATCGGCTGGACCGACGTCGGCGCCTGGTCGGCCCTGTGGGACATCGGCGACAAGGATGAAGGCGGCAACGTCTGCCAGGGCGATGCGGTCGCCTGGGACAGCACCGGCTGCTACATCCGCAGCGAGGACGGCGCCCTCATCGCCCTGCTCGGCATGACCGATACGGTGGTGGTCGGCACCGAGGACGCCATTCTGGTTGCCGCCAAGGACCGCGCACAGGACATCAAGCCGCTGGTCGAGCACCTGAAGAAGCAGGGCCGCAGCGAACCGCTGCTGCACCGCCGGGTCCACCGCCCCTGGGGCTTCTACCAGTCGCTGCACTCCGGCGACCGCTTCCAGGTGAAGCGGCTGACCGTGGCGCCCGGCGCCCGCCTGTCGCTGCAGAAGCACTATCACCGTGCCGAGCACTGGGTGGTGGTGAACGGCACGGCGCTGGTCACCCGCGGGGACGAGCAGATCCTGCTGCAGGAGAACGAGTCCGTCTACATTCCGCTCGGGACCGCGCACCGCCTGGAAAATCCGGGCAAGGTACCGCTCAACCTGATCGAGGTGCAGTCGGGATCGTATCTGGGTGAGGACGACATCGTCCGCCTGGAAGACCATTACGGCCGATCATAG
- a CDS encoding glycosyltransferase has product MQTRADRPDGLRPHGQISWPPYFDAHVWFTFLLRGDVRGTEDVGDEETRRRFLMWWLCFGRKEHAPWPATPEQRRIAWEPIPFPGPPGGLTVPRILHYLLDARGDVAAAVRAAQPGGPQRALGWLFLHGVREMGLDDLVDDGIRAWCNAPAEAGGRDARPLTNLMSAVLAFREDLQGRFDLSGEDGRRRLADWMWHSGLIAQGPAAGSSSLSAGRAAERDEEPAAPPLPAHGGCTLVGYAYGELGIGEDVRMMAQALSGSGVPVNIVDFSQGTVARKQDSSAAAHVADGFPYAATVFCLTGFDTARFLMERGFRTTVGRRAIGYWPWELPRWPDPWRTAFGLIDELWVSSRFTQEAFAPLAPVPVLHMPMAVELPRVAAVTRRQFGLPERDFLFLYVFDANSYLDRKNPAAAARAFRRAFPHGNEPVGLVFKVMNPPSDSPVWREFLEHCAGDHRIRILAETLDRPTVLGLIGACDAYVSLHRAEGFGRTIAEAMLLGKPVVATGWSGSNELVRPDTAIAVAASPRPVGPGEYPWGEGTYWAEPDIDHAAWGMRALAVDAALRARLAGAGRTHVRLNHSAAAVGRRYRDRLAALGLL; this is encoded by the coding sequence ATGCAAACCCGTGCGGACCGGCCTGACGGTCTGCGCCCGCACGGGCAGATATCGTGGCCGCCCTACTTCGACGCGCATGTCTGGTTCACCTTCCTGTTGCGCGGCGACGTCCGGGGAACCGAGGATGTCGGAGACGAGGAGACCCGCCGCCGCTTTCTGATGTGGTGGCTGTGCTTCGGCCGGAAGGAGCATGCTCCCTGGCCAGCCACGCCGGAACAGCGGCGGATCGCCTGGGAACCCATCCCCTTCCCGGGCCCGCCGGGCGGCCTGACCGTTCCCCGGATCCTGCATTATCTGCTCGATGCGCGCGGCGACGTGGCCGCCGCTGTCCGTGCCGCTCAGCCCGGCGGGCCGCAGCGGGCGCTCGGCTGGCTTTTCCTGCACGGGGTGCGGGAGATGGGCCTCGACGATCTGGTGGACGACGGCATCCGCGCCTGGTGCAACGCTCCGGCGGAAGCCGGCGGGCGCGACGCCCGTCCGCTGACCAACCTGATGTCCGCGGTCCTGGCCTTCCGCGAGGATCTGCAGGGCCGCTTCGATCTCTCCGGTGAAGACGGGCGTCGACGACTGGCCGACTGGATGTGGCACAGCGGCCTCATCGCGCAAGGTCCGGCCGCCGGTTCCTCGTCCCTCTCCGCCGGCAGGGCGGCGGAGAGGGACGAGGAACCGGCGGCTCCCCCGCTACCGGCCCACGGCGGCTGCACCCTCGTCGGTTATGCCTATGGCGAGCTGGGGATCGGAGAGGATGTGCGGATGATGGCGCAGGCCCTGTCCGGCAGCGGGGTGCCCGTCAACATCGTCGATTTCTCGCAGGGAACGGTTGCCCGCAAGCAGGACTCCTCGGCGGCCGCGCATGTGGCCGACGGCTTTCCCTACGCCGCCACGGTATTCTGCCTGACCGGCTTCGACACGGCCCGTTTCCTGATGGAGCGCGGGTTCCGGACGACCGTCGGGCGCCGGGCGATCGGCTATTGGCCCTGGGAACTGCCGCGGTGGCCGGATCCCTGGCGGACGGCCTTCGGGCTGATCGACGAGTTGTGGGTGTCGTCGCGCTTCACCCAGGAGGCGTTCGCCCCGCTGGCGCCGGTTCCGGTCCTCCACATGCCGATGGCGGTCGAACTGCCGCGGGTCGCCGCGGTGACGCGCCGGCAGTTCGGCCTGCCCGAGCGGGACTTCCTGTTCCTCTATGTGTTCGACGCCAACTCCTATCTGGACCGCAAGAATCCCGCCGCCGCCGCCCGCGCGTTCCGGCGCGCCTTCCCCCATGGGAACGAGCCGGTCGGGCTGGTCTTCAAGGTCATGAACCCGCCGTCCGACAGCCCGGTCTGGCGGGAGTTCCTGGAGCATTGCGCCGGCGACCATCGCATCCGCATCCTTGCCGAAACCCTGGACCGGCCCACCGTCCTGGGGCTGATCGGAGCATGCGATGCCTATGTGTCGCTCCACCGCGCGGAAGGATTCGGCCGGACGATCGCCGAGGCGATGCTGCTGGGCAAGCCGGTCGTCGCCACCGGATGGTCCGGCAGCAACGAACTGGTCCGTCCGGACACGGCCATCGCCGTGGCTGCCTCTCCCAGGCCGGTCGGCCCCGGCGAGTACCCGTGGGGGGAGGGCACCTACTGGGCCGAGCCGGACATCGACCACGCGGCCTGGGGCATGCGCGCCCTGGCCGTCGACGCCGCGCTGAGGGCACGGCTGGCCGGGGCCGGGCGGACCCATGTCCGCCTCAACCACAGCGCCGCCGCCGTCGGCCGGCGCTACCGCGACCGGCTGGCGGCGCTCGGGCTGCTGTGA
- a CDS encoding peptidase domain-containing ABC transporter: MHSTTDSDPQSASPQASRSTSLHALAVVARHHGLHLSVEQLHRDHAIETGEPPTKLLLKMAEENGLKARAAKLRWKHLSRLGKALPLLLRLRDGRTMVLVAFRNEPGSASAAMLQDPLSPDQACIAVDELRLSSVWDGEAIFAKRRYGARDEERPFGFSWLVGQILREKRIFRDVGVSALMLSLFALFPPLVFMIVLDRVLVHQRMSTLSVLAAAIAFFLVFDTMFGYLRRYLVALGTAKVDARISTYIFDRMIGLPIDFFERTPTGVISYKLSEVWRIRNFLTGQLFGTMLDTMTLLVLIPAMFVMSVPLTFLVLGVAMLMCLVVVAYIGPLARAYGKVVVAEQRKGSLMIEVLHGMRTIKSLALESRKRHDWDVRVAEAVRANTDMQLLANQPQTILQPLEKGIYAGTLLVGAYLAMGESASVFSGTLVAFSMIASRATQPFVQIAALMQQFQEARGAVFQVASVVNQAPEQGLGRQGVRPEIKGDISFSEVRFRYPGSQNPALDDISFSIEAGSVIGIMGRSGSGKTTITRLLQGLHQNYEGLIKIDGVDLREIDLTHLRSNLGVVLQDNFLFNGTIRENIMAANRSATLEEVMRAARLAGAEEFIERLPRGYETMIEEGSANLSGGQRQRIAIARALLVDPSVLILDEATSALDPDSEAIINNNLTRIAQGRTMIVISHRLASLVGCDQIMVLERGKLYDMGKHDELLQRCDVYRHLWFQQNRHLSPGPAHDRASLTPAANT, encoded by the coding sequence ATGCACAGCACGACCGATTCCGATCCGCAGAGCGCCTCGCCGCAGGCGTCACGGTCCACCAGCCTGCATGCGCTTGCGGTCGTCGCGCGCCATCATGGTCTGCATCTCTCGGTCGAGCAGCTTCATCGCGACCATGCCATCGAAACGGGAGAGCCGCCGACCAAGCTGCTCCTGAAGATGGCGGAGGAGAACGGCCTGAAGGCCCGGGCGGCGAAGCTCCGGTGGAAGCATCTGTCGCGCCTGGGCAAGGCCTTGCCGTTGCTGCTGCGGTTGCGCGACGGGCGGACCATGGTGCTGGTCGCCTTCCGCAACGAGCCCGGCAGTGCGTCCGCCGCCATGCTGCAGGATCCCCTAAGCCCGGACCAAGCCTGCATCGCGGTCGACGAGTTGCGGCTCTCCTCCGTCTGGGATGGCGAGGCGATCTTCGCCAAGCGGCGATACGGTGCCCGGGACGAGGAGCGCCCCTTCGGCTTCTCCTGGCTGGTCGGCCAGATCCTGCGTGAAAAGCGGATCTTCCGGGATGTCGGCGTGTCCGCGCTGATGCTCAGCCTGTTCGCCCTGTTTCCGCCGCTCGTCTTCATGATCGTGCTCGACCGGGTCCTGGTGCACCAGAGGATGTCGACGCTGTCCGTCCTGGCAGCCGCCATCGCCTTCTTCCTGGTGTTCGACACCATGTTCGGCTATCTGCGCCGCTATCTGGTGGCGCTCGGTACGGCCAAGGTGGATGCGCGCATCAGCACCTACATCTTCGACCGGATGATCGGGCTGCCGATCGATTTCTTCGAGCGGACCCCGACCGGCGTCATCTCCTACAAGCTGAGCGAGGTCTGGCGCATCCGCAACTTCCTGACCGGGCAGTTGTTCGGGACGATGCTCGACACCATGACCCTGCTGGTCCTGATCCCGGCCATGTTCGTGATGAGCGTGCCGCTCACCTTCCTCGTGCTGGGCGTCGCCATGCTCATGTGCCTCGTCGTGGTGGCCTATATCGGTCCGCTGGCGCGGGCCTACGGCAAGGTCGTGGTGGCGGAGCAGCGCAAGGGCTCCCTCATGATCGAGGTGCTGCACGGCATGCGCACGATCAAGTCGCTGGCGCTCGAGAGCCGCAAGCGCCATGACTGGGATGTGCGGGTGGCCGAGGCCGTGCGCGCCAACACCGACATGCAGCTTCTCGCCAACCAGCCGCAGACCATTCTGCAGCCGCTGGAGAAGGGCATCTATGCCGGCACCCTGCTGGTCGGTGCCTATCTTGCGATGGGGGAATCGGCCTCGGTCTTCAGCGGCACGCTGGTCGCCTTCAGCATGATCGCCAGCCGCGCCACCCAGCCCTTCGTTCAGATCGCCGCCCTGATGCAGCAGTTCCAGGAGGCGCGCGGCGCGGTCTTCCAGGTGGCGTCGGTAGTCAACCAGGCGCCGGAGCAGGGACTGGGCCGTCAAGGGGTCCGGCCGGAGATCAAGGGTGACATCTCCTTCTCCGAGGTGCGCTTCCGCTATCCCGGTTCGCAGAACCCGGCGCTCGACGACATCTCCTTCTCCATCGAGGCGGGCAGCGTCATCGGCATCATGGGGCGCTCGGGTTCGGGCAAGACCACGATCACCCGCCTGCTGCAGGGGCTGCACCAGAACTATGAAGGCCTGATCAAGATCGACGGCGTCGACCTGCGTGAGATCGACCTCACCCACCTGCGCTCCAACCTGGGCGTGGTGCTGCAGGATAACTTCCTGTTCAACGGGACGATCCGCGAGAACATCATGGCCGCCAACCGCAGCGCCACCCTGGAAGAGGTGATGCGCGCCGCCCGGCTGGCCGGTGCCGAGGAGTTCATCGAGCGCCTGCCGCGGGGCTACGAGACGATGATCGAGGAAGGCTCCGCCAACCTCTCGGGCGGTCAGCGGCAGCGCATCGCCATCGCCCGTGCCCTGCTGGTCGACCCGTCGGTCCTTATCCTGGACGAGGCGACCAGCGCGCTCGACCCGGACAGCGAGGCGATCATCAACAACAACCTGACCCGCATCGCCCAGGGGCGGACGATGATCGTCATCTCGCACCGTCTCGCCTCGCTGGTCGGCTGCGATCAGATCATGGTGCTCGAACGCGGCAAGCTCTACGACATGGGCAAGCACGACGAGCTCCTGCAGCGTTGCGATGTCTACCGCCACCTCTGGTTCCAGCAGAACCGCCATCTCTCTCCGGGACCCGCCCATGACCGCGCTTCTCTTACGCCGGCAGCAAACACCTGA
- a CDS encoding ABC transporter permease, translating into MTVGTCSDASPHSGSGHLYDSGGGSAMEQARDDLVKGASRWRLWSRLGWHDIRKRYRRSVLGPFWLTLSMAVMVASLGLIYGTLFRLDLEGYLPFLAIGLATWTFVASFLNEGCIVFIELEPLIKNVRIPMSVHILRVLWRNLIIYGHNIVIFAVVALVFGIQPGAVGLLAPVGLLVLLVNAAWIMLLLGMICTRFRDVPPIIASLIQLLFFVTPVMWKPELLGERRYLMALNPFHHLIEVIRAPLLGQMPGWESWAAGILFAVAGWVFTFACFARFRKRIAYWL; encoded by the coding sequence ATGACGGTCGGGACCTGTTCTGACGCTTCCCCGCATTCGGGAAGCGGGCACCTCTATGACTCCGGCGGCGGCAGCGCCATGGAACAGGCCCGCGACGACCTGGTCAAGGGCGCGAGCCGCTGGCGGCTGTGGAGCCGGCTCGGTTGGCACGACATCCGCAAGCGCTACCGCCGTTCGGTCCTGGGACCCTTCTGGCTGACGCTCAGCATGGCCGTGATGGTGGCGAGCCTGGGACTGATCTACGGCACGCTGTTCCGGCTGGACCTGGAAGGATACCTGCCTTTCCTTGCCATCGGCCTGGCTACCTGGACCTTCGTCGCTTCCTTTCTCAACGAAGGCTGCATCGTTTTCATCGAGCTTGAGCCGCTGATCAAGAACGTGCGCATCCCGATGTCCGTGCATATCCTGCGGGTGCTGTGGCGCAATCTGATCATCTATGGCCACAACATCGTCATCTTCGCGGTGGTGGCGCTGGTCTTCGGGATCCAGCCGGGAGCAGTCGGCCTGCTGGCCCCGGTCGGCCTTCTGGTGCTGCTGGTGAATGCGGCCTGGATCATGCTGCTGCTGGGGATGATCTGTACGCGCTTTCGCGACGTCCCGCCGATCATCGCCAGCCTGATCCAGCTGCTGTTCTTCGTCACACCCGTCATGTGGAAGCCCGAACTGCTGGGCGAGCGCCGCTATCTGATGGCGCTCAATCCCTTCCATCATCTGATCGAGGTGATCCGGGCGCCGCTGCTCGGCCAGATGCCGGGCTGGGAGAGCTGGGCGGCCGGCATCCTGTTCGCCGTGGCCGGCTGGGTGTTCACCTTCGCCTGTTTCGCCCGTTTCCGCAAACGCATCGCCTATTGGCTCTAG